In the Glycine max cultivar Williams 82 chromosome 6, Glycine_max_v4.0, whole genome shotgun sequence genome, ttataattctatatccatgtttttcatttttctttaaaattgctAGAGTATGTCAAAAACAGCTATTGAACAATACaagtaaaatattttgacaaattaaaattactagaaactcattttaaaaaaaaaaattgaccgtTAAAATTTGTCACAAATTGTGAAAGCATGAACACAATAAACAAAGatggacaaaaaaataatttttcaaaaaattaagagagtaaaaaaaataattatccaaatttaaagaataaaaaaacatttaagtcTTACTCctcttatattttgattttggaatatatttatttgaagaggGATAGAATTCAAGATAATGAATAATAAGTAGGAGCAGTAACTCTCAAATGTTAGTAATTGAATTCTTTGCCAAATATAATTAAGATGATTGAATTTATGCAGCAGTAGtacatgattttctcaaatttAGGACTTGGTTGACCTCCAAAACAACTCACTCCAAGTTGCAATTCCTACTTGAGTGCGTGTGACGCCACTTGcaagaaagaataaaattgtGGGAACGAAGCCGAAAAACTAGGTTTAATGCTGCTAACAAACGAGGTGGGGGGCCAATCACCTACATCCGTGTCAGCGGAAACTGTTCCCTCATCAACCTACATTCGTCAATTCATTCATTTTCCCTCACCGCACCACACACAACTCCACCAAAcctttttccctttctttctttctttactcactcactcacttaATTACCCAATCCACTTCCCTTTTTATTCTTTCTGGCCTTTTCTGACCAACCAATCAACCTCCCTCCCTTCCTTGCTGTcaaactttctttttgtttcttttctgttAATTTCAAAgaatgatgatgttgttgttgttctcttccgttttcctttttctatttccCTGCCTAGAAGGAACTTCATTATAaactaatcaattaaaattaaaacccgGAAAAAGTGCATCGCTTGTGTGTGATGTTTTGAATCGTGACATGCTTTTGGGGTTGGAAGAGTGTGTGCAATGCAGAAACTGAGATTGGTGCTGTGAGAGGAAAAGAGAAACGATGGTGGTGAGGAAAGTGGGGAAGTACGAGATTGGGAGAACGATTGGGGAGGGAACCTTTGCCAAGGTGAAATTCGCTCAGAACACAGAAACTGGCGAGAGCGTGGCCATGAAGGTGCTCGATAGAAGCACCATCATCAAGCACAAGATGGTCGACCAGGTAGCAAGCACTCTTAATTAACTTTCCTAATAAACTCAATTTTCTTTCACTGTAACAAGTTTCGCGAATGGTGCGTTTCTAATTAACTTTTTCTATTATGCAGATCAAGAGGGAGATTTCGATCATGAAGCTAGTTAGGCACCCTTATGTTGTTCGCCTGCACGAGGCATGTGATAATTGCTTTCCATTTTCGTAATTGAGGGCCTGTTTGGCTTCTTTTCTAAGTTGTCATCCAATTTCGAAACGTGATTTCCAGTCAAGTATGGAATGCGCTGTTATGTTAAGTAGGAGTTTAGAAGTGTTTTCGGGAAGTACAAGCAAAACCAGAATTAGagagtttcttttttattttgattctttggaCTTTTGGAGTGAGGGACAGTTCTGgaaatcatattttgatttttgagaaTCTTCCTTGATTAAatgaaaaaggttttaaaagAAGAGCCATGCCGACTCAATATTTGCTCTGATAAGTCATTATTAATGTTTCTCTTGTTAGCTATTGCCACTCACAAGCACTTCTTTCTATTGTAAAACGCTTTTTTCTTCAGGTTCTTGCAAGCCGTACTaagatttatattatattggAGTTCATCACGGGTGGTgaattgtttgataaaattgtgaGTGGCTCAAGATGGAACCTTTTTTTGTAGCTTTTGCTGTGACTTTTATTAATCACCATGCAAGATATTGGAAATGTTTGATGGTGAATAATATGATTGTGCAGATACACCATGGCCGCCTTAGTGAAGCTGATTCTAGAAGATATTTCCAACAGCTTATTGACGGTGTAGATTATTGCCACAGTAAGGGAGTTTATCACAGAGATTTAAAGGTTTGCATTGAGTGAGATCTGAGAAGTTGGCTGTTGTCCTTATTGTGatttcttctaattttctttttgccTTGTGCAGCCTGAAAATCTTTTACTCAATTCACTAGGAAATATAAAGATTTCCGATTTTGGTTTGAGTGCATTTCCTGAGCAGGTGAGCTTGTCACCAAATTAGCTTTTATATATGACTTCGACTCATGTAAGATATAATAATACCAAACTGCTTCAAACTTTTGAATATTCTGATAGGGGGTGAGTATCCTTCGGACAACTTGTGGGACTCCGAACTATGTGGCTCCTGAGGTAAATTACAAGCCTGGCTTGTTGTTTAGTTAAAATTTCGGTAATTCCGTTTATGTCAAATGTAAAATACTAACTATTCTTATACTGACATCTGCATTCTGCATTTTACTTTTGATGAGCTTAGGTACTCAGTCATAAGGGTTACAACGGTGCTGTGGCAGATGTTTGGTCCTGTGGGGTTATCCTCTTTGTCCTACTGGCTGGATATCTTCCTTTTGATGAGCTTGATCTAACCACCTTATATAGTAAGGCATGAATTTAAACATGTCAAACATATAGTTTACTGTAGAATATATTGTAatgcaaatcaaaatatttatcttgCATATGTTGAAATacatcaattattatttatgagCCATTTAACATgataataactaataagtaGTAAACAACTTGCTATTATGGGGTCAATTTATCTATTAGCTTTATGTGGTGAAAGAGTAACAAAAGCAGCAAATTGACCCTGAATTCTGAGTGAGAATTGGAAATGAGATTTTTCACCGTTAGTCTCTTGCATCTCTTAATAGGTGCTGGCTGTGATTCTGACAAGCTACGAGTTCTTCTGATTAACACTCTTCAATTCTGTGTTCAAAGGCTCAAGAAATATTGCATTATCTAATGGTTGCCAGTCTAAAATGTTTtcatcaaaatagaatttaggTTGTCGTTGATGctgatgtttttttctttctttcagatTGAGAGAGCAGAGTTTTCATGCCCTTCTTGGTTTCCAGTGGGAGCAAAAATGTTGATACATAGAATTTTGGACCCAAATCCTGAAACTGTAAGTATTTGCATTGCACAACAAGAGTTGTGAAACACAGCCTTTCACTGCCAATTTCAAATTAATCTTCTATAGCCGCAGAAGTAGAAAATGAGTTGAGTCTTTGATGACACGTTATTTGTTGTGATGCAAAGGCATCTAAAAAAACTAAGAGTGTGATGCTATATAGTTCTCAAGCATGATTGTGAACTGTATGATATTTTCCCTTTAAAAGTGAATGGAGTtggtagaaaaaaattgtttgtactGAAAGAACTTAATATTCAGTCGTGGCATGTTATGATCTGTTATTTTTCTCCATTTGGATATCAAAACAAAGTATTTTGAGTTTCTTTTGCTGGCAGTTGTTGATACACACCGCTAACTTCTTTATTTAGactaattttaatatgtaaaatgGATGACCTACCGTAAAAGTTTGTATTTCATACAGAAATGGTTGGACAGTTTAGTACCCATAACATATCCCCTTCAGAAGGAGCCATTTAGGTTGGACATGCATAGCCCACTTTACTTTGtgctgaaatttaatttaattacgaAGAGTGGGAGTGGCAAATACCAACTTAAATGCTTAAGGTTTTATGAAGAGCTCGTGAACAATTTTAAATCTCTACCAAGATTAAtagataaattgaatataataatatagcACTTTTATTGATGTGGAAAAACTAATCTTAATGAAACTTAAGGTTAAACTCAATGAATGATCCTTAATACTTgagttatttattaaaaaatgttcaCGATTGGGATTGCACCTATCCTAGTGTGCGACACATTTTTTTCCCTCTATTTCATCCTTCAAAACTTGAATTAAAGTTGTGTTTCATCCTATAGTTCATGATCAATATTTCTAGTACTGACACCGCATGTATGGATGAACATGCTTTATTCATATTTGAAGTTCAGGGATTTCTCTATTGGAccttgtttttgtaattttgtttgtgTAATGTACACATACCAGTTTACTAATGGATTTAAATCTTGCTTCTCAATCCTGATTCTTTCTGATAAGTCTCTTTCCCTTGTTGTTTGTTATTGTGCATGTACATTTTCAGCGTATAACAATTGAGCAGATAAGAAATGATGAATGGTTTCAGAGGAGTTATGTTCCTGTCAGTCTTCTTGAGTATGAAGATGTAAATCTTGATGATGTAAATGCTGCTTTTGACGATGCTGAGGTATGCTGTgtctgaaatttattttatttatttatttatttttccatttaagCTAATCTAACTTCATTTTCCAGTCTACCTattcaatttcatatttttagaatGAATCTGACTTAGATTGGACAACACTGTTTTTTATGGGCTGTATTCTTTTTTTGGATTATTCATTCTAGCTTAGAATAGAATTATCTAATTAGAGTTTTGGTTATATTAcatttgtaacattttttatgattgtATGAGCTTGATATTTCCTTTATTTGGAGGGTATTTGAAACATGAGTGAGAAGAACACTCTAGGTTTGTTTATCAGGAGAGCAACTTGCCAGGAGAAGCACTTTTTGTTCCTGTTCTACATCAGAATCATATATAATGAGTACTGTCTGACTGTGTCTACCTCTCCACGATTCTGTTTAATAAAGAGGCATGCCTAAGAACCGTAAACAATAAGAATACTAGTAaaagttattttgaattatCTTATTCCTGGAAAACCATTCCATTATTGGTATGGCATCATTGAACCTCTAGTGTACTGAAGAAAGCATCCAGGATTAAAAGTGGGATTTTCTGTTAAGGATGCTTAATGTGATGCAAATTGCAAATTGCAAATAGCACTGTTCTGCCATTTTTTACATTTGGTGCTTCTTCTCTTCAATTAAAGAGGCTGGCTTGTTCTTTCCCATTGCATTCGAACTGTAATTATCTTGTGTTTTGCTGACTTACTGATTATTTTGTTGCTGAAGGAACCAAGGGCTGATCAACAATGTGATAAGGAGGACATGGGTCCTCTAATGCTTAATGCATTTGACTTGATAATTTTGTCTCAAGGCTTAAATCTTGCAACAATCTTTGATCGTGGGCAGGTATTTAATTGTTACGTTGTGTTTGCCATGAGGCTTAGTAATCACATCTCTAAATGGTCAAATAACATGAACAACCCATGTACTATCCAGAAGGAACTTTACAGAACTATAGATGTAATCTTTTCCATATTACAGGGGTCCTGTGATGTAAAATATATCATCGCACCTCCTATTTTCTGTCATTTAAGGGTCTGAAACTCTTACATATTTTCCATATTCTGGGGTAAGATATCTGATCTGTCTGTCTAATATCGTTGCAGGACTCTGTGAAGTACCAAACCCGCTTTATCTCTCAAAAGCCAGCAAAAGTGGTTTTATCAAGTATGGAAGTTGTGGCACAATCAATGGGATTTAAGACGCATATTCGCAACTACAAGGTTGGTAGCCTAGTTGATAATGAATAGCTGATTGATTCCTCTGCTTTGGTTACTCTGGAGTCTGGAGTCTTTTGCATCATCATTTTGTCCATTTACATTCTCACACAATTTTCAAATCTTTAGCATCTGATGTCATTATTTACATGAAGATGAAACCTACCAAAGTTGGTCGTCATCTGAAGTgatatttatatgaattttcAGATGAGGGTAGAGGGTATTTCAGCAAATAAAACATCCTATTTCTCTGTCATCCTGGAAGTAAGTTTCTACCCCTCTACTAGAATTTCAACAGCCCCTTAACATTTTGGCTAAATGAATAATTCTTGTTTTTCCTGCTCGAAGATTTTTGAAGTGGCTCCTACATTTTATATGGTAGACATTCAGAAAGCAGCTGGAGATACTGGTGAATACCTCAAGGTAAGTTTTTGAAACCTCAGTTTTGTCCTGGCTATTGCTTACACCTAATTTTTGACAAAAGATACACACCATAATGTTGCAGTTTTACAAGAACTTTTGTAGCAATCTTGAGGATATAATCTGGAAACCGCCTCATGAAGCAAGCAAATCAAGGATCTCCAAGACCAAAAGCAAGAGACGATAGTTTCATCATTCGTGATACCTTCTGTTTTgattttgagttttgattgaaaagaaaaaagagaaaaaacaaaaagtaatatGTAAcacatacttttattttaaagagaGGGGTTGACATATAGACACACGGCCCAGAATATCGaggttaaattataaatacgGCCGGTTTGCCtaggctttttattttttattttttaacagcaATACTGttttttctacttttaattCTCCAAATACcacacttgaaatttgaaagattGTTTCCCAAAATTTACTAGTAATTTTTTAGGCACCAGGAAATCGATTTCTCCCATCTCGACTTTCCAAtgagattttttcttttgaataaaaGTGCAAACAGAggaaaagtataaaatcaaaaacactaaaatttctttaGAGACTAATATTTGCGAAAAGTTTTGTGAGCCCAAAATAATATGAGACTTACTACACTCAATCTTCTCTTTGTTAGATTCCTACACCAACCTCCCCTACTTCTTACAATCCATTACATAGACACCCCTTGCACCGTAACAGTATTGTTTTCGTTACAAATCTGGAAAAGACTCTTCTTCCCAATCTCGTTGGGGTTTACAGACAAAACCCACGCTCCAATTCAAATCACCATCGAGCAGATTCTCTGCGAGGTTCGTGAGCATAAAGAGGTTGAGATCTGCTCTCCCTAGCATAAAATCGTCGACTCCATCAAGCTCGACAAGTACCATCTCCAGAAGGGGAAAGAGTTTAAGGACATATTCTAGCGTGTTTGATGGAACATCAGTGTTTGGGCAGTGGAAGAAACCACACTTCAAACATGTGCGTTCCGTTTTGGGAGAAAGCATTGGAGGTGGATTATAAAAACCACACCTTATGACTAAAGTATGTGGAGGTGGAGGTGGAAACTAAGAACAGGCTCATAAACCACGCAAGGAACGTTTGGGACCGCGTCGTGATGCTATTGTCGAGGGGTTTATCAGGAGCGTTTGGGATCGCGAGAAGCCCTTTCATCCATATTGTCTTCCCAGATTTTTGCTttcttgtgttttcctctatcCTTTGAAATCTTGTGATTCCCTCTATCCTAGGAAATCTTGTGTTTCTTGATCTCACAGGCTTGTGAAAATGTTCTTTCATTTTCGATTGGGAATTTttgtactgttttttttttaatttctttcattttcggTCGTGATTCTGTTTTTCTTTATATTGTTTTATGCTTAATCACCATGATCTCTTCTCTCTACCTTGGTTCATTGTCTTGGCCCTTTTTATTAACATGTAGTTTTTGTCAAGTTTATAATGAATATGGtttcttgataaaaaataatgctTTTCTGATAAGTAGATTAAGAATTtgatatttgaatttctcacaTCAAGTTTTCTATTTGTAGAAATCCTTTGATTCTTCTTCAAGTTGCTCAAGATCTCAAACTATAGAAACAAGATTAATAGCTACGAATTTCTAACACTGAACGCGGAGTCGGTAGGGGTGAGTGCAGAGGAGAGGTGTtctgtaaatttttaattatttgaaaattaaaattttggggtttttttaatgatatttttttacctttcacTAATATTAACACGGTAAGTTAAGGGTCTGTTGGCTAAGGGGATGTCAAAGTAATACATTTTAAGGGAGGAAAGATGAGTCAGTCTAATTtgctcaaataatttttattttccttaatcTCTTTTGCTCTTTACCTTtatagatttttatattttcaatggcCAAACTTGATTAAGACAACATGGTTTCTAATTGAATAAGATACTTATGAGGAATAAGCTAGACATTCATACTGAATAGATATATAGCTGTATTCGAAAAACTCAACATTTCTGGAAACAAAATCGTGGTATTACTGCATTAATTACTCCTTTTGGCCGAACCTATTCTTAAGAATTTTAACGTAGCCAATGTTAAATGCATTCAACTTAGTTGCTAAGTTGAATAAAATGCTTGTCAGGGATAAGATATTTATACTGATTACTCAATAGAGAAATTCAAACAACTTCATATTTCCGAAAACAAAGTCAgttgaatattttctttatttatctacatatttttctttttattgatttttatcattaatattttttatgtacaattatgtcaacaaaaatagaacttAATGCATCTATCCCAATCTTTTCA is a window encoding:
- the LOC100813117 gene encoding CBL-interacting serine/threonine-protein kinase 8, which gives rise to MVVRKVGKYEIGRTIGEGTFAKVKFAQNTETGESVAMKVLDRSTIIKHKMVDQIKREISIMKLVRHPYVVRLHEVLASRTKIYIILEFITGGELFDKIIHHGRLSEADSRRYFQQLIDGVDYCHSKGVYHRDLKPENLLLNSLGNIKISDFGLSAFPEQGVSILRTTCGTPNYVAPEVLSHKGYNGAVADVWSCGVILFVLLAGYLPFDELDLTTLYSKIERAEFSCPSWFPVGAKMLIHRILDPNPETRITIEQIRNDEWFQRSYVPVSLLEYEDVNLDDVNAAFDDAEEPRADQQCDKEDMGPLMLNAFDLIILSQGLNLATIFDRGQDSVKYQTRFISQKPAKVVLSSMEVVAQSMGFKTHIRNYKMRVEGISANKTSYFSVILEIFEVAPTFYMVDIQKAAGDTGEYLKFYKNFCSNLEDIIWKPPHEASKSRISKTKSKRR